A single genomic interval of Microbacterium sp. LWO14-1.2 harbors:
- a CDS encoding carbohydrate ABC transporter permease: MSDTLKTETPASTRAITTGGGFDAAAGRARKRLSRPWASVGSIVIAVLWTIPTLGLFISSFRPRDQIQSSGWWEFFTNPQVTFDNYVQVLQSGTTQLTILESFINSIAITIPATIIPLMIAAMAAYAFAWIDFKGRNALFIFVFALQIVPIQMALVPLLSSFSRGINLFGLQVTLPLDASQGYAQVWFAHSMFALPLAIYLLHNFMSEIPGEIIEAARVDGASRGQIFFRVVLPLTMPAIASVAIFQFLWVWNDLLVALVFADGAAAPITKLLAEITGTRGNDWYLLTAGAFVSIIIPLIVFFALQRYFVRGLLAGSTKG, encoded by the coding sequence ATGAGCGACACCCTGAAGACCGAGACACCGGCCTCCACCCGCGCGATCACGACGGGCGGCGGATTCGACGCAGCGGCGGGACGTGCGCGCAAGCGCCTCTCGCGCCCGTGGGCGTCGGTCGGGTCCATCGTCATCGCCGTGCTGTGGACGATCCCGACGCTCGGGCTGTTCATCTCGTCGTTCCGTCCGCGCGATCAGATCCAGTCCAGCGGATGGTGGGAGTTCTTCACCAACCCGCAGGTGACGTTCGACAACTACGTGCAGGTGCTGCAGTCGGGCACCACGCAGTTGACGATCCTCGAGTCGTTCATCAACTCGATCGCGATCACGATCCCCGCGACCATCATTCCTCTGATGATCGCGGCGATGGCGGCGTACGCCTTCGCGTGGATCGACTTCAAGGGGCGCAACGCGCTGTTCATCTTCGTGTTCGCGCTGCAGATCGTGCCGATCCAGATGGCCCTGGTGCCGCTGCTCAGCTCGTTCTCGCGGGGCATCAACCTCTTCGGCCTGCAGGTCACGCTGCCGCTCGACGCCTCACAGGGCTACGCGCAGGTGTGGTTCGCGCACTCGATGTTCGCGCTTCCGCTCGCGATCTACCTGCTGCACAACTTCATGTCGGAGATCCCGGGCGAGATCATCGAGGCCGCACGCGTCGACGGCGCATCCCGTGGGCAGATCTTCTTCCGCGTGGTGCTGCCGCTCACGATGCCGGCGATCGCGTCCGTGGCGATCTTCCAGTTCCTCTGGGTCTGGAACGACCTGCTCGTGGCACTGGTGTTCGCCGACGGCGCCGCGGCGCCGATCACGAAGCTGCTGGCCGAGATCACGGGAACACGGGGCAACGACTGGTACCTGCTCACCGCCGGTGCCTTCGTGTCGATCATCATCCCGCTGATCGTGTTCTTCGCCCTGCAGCGCTACTTCGTGCGAGGCCTGCTGGCGGGGTCCACGAAGGGCTGA
- a CDS encoding cystathionine beta-synthase: MKYADSIVDLVGDTPLVKLQHVTEGIECTVLVKLEYLNPGGSAKDRIASRIIDAAEASGELKPGGTIVEPTSGNTGVGLALVAQQRGYSCVFVVPDKVGEDKIDVLRAYGAEVVVTPTSVAADSPESYYSVSDRLAREIPGAFKPNQYENPNGPRSHYETTGPEIWRDTDGEITHFVAGVGTGGTITGTGRFLREVSDGRVRIIGVDPEGSVYSGGTGRPYLVEGVGEDIWPGAYDPSVPHEIVAVDDAEAFAMTRRLAREEGILVGGSSGMAVVGALRVARELPAEAVMVVLLPDGGRGYLSKIFNDGWMRSYGFSDVEEGETVADVLAARATRQGESIPDLVHAHPTDTVLEAIGLLTEYEVSQLVVLSAEPPVMMGEVVGTVDEKGLLDLLFRGEAKATDAVGEHVGERLPLIGIHAPIAQARAALADADALLVTEGGRPHTVLTRQDLLSYLSR; the protein is encoded by the coding sequence ATGAAGTATGCGGACTCGATCGTCGACCTCGTCGGCGACACGCCCCTCGTGAAGCTCCAGCACGTCACGGAGGGCATCGAGTGCACCGTGCTGGTGAAGCTCGAGTACCTGAACCCCGGCGGGTCGGCGAAGGATCGCATCGCCTCGCGGATCATCGACGCGGCCGAGGCCTCGGGCGAGCTGAAGCCGGGCGGCACGATCGTCGAGCCCACGAGCGGCAACACGGGAGTGGGGCTCGCGCTCGTCGCGCAGCAGCGCGGGTACTCGTGCGTCTTCGTCGTGCCGGACAAGGTCGGCGAGGACAAGATCGACGTGCTGCGGGCCTACGGCGCGGAGGTCGTCGTGACGCCCACCTCGGTCGCCGCCGACAGTCCGGAGTCGTACTACAGCGTGAGCGACCGATTGGCGCGTGAGATCCCCGGGGCGTTCAAGCCCAACCAGTACGAGAACCCGAACGGCCCGCGCAGCCACTACGAGACCACGGGGCCGGAGATCTGGCGCGACACCGACGGCGAGATCACGCACTTCGTGGCAGGCGTGGGCACGGGCGGCACGATCACGGGCACCGGTCGGTTCCTGCGCGAGGTCTCCGACGGCCGGGTGCGCATCATCGGCGTCGACCCCGAAGGCAGCGTCTACAGCGGCGGCACCGGTCGCCCGTACCTCGTCGAGGGGGTGGGGGAGGACATCTGGCCCGGTGCGTACGACCCGTCCGTGCCGCACGAGATCGTCGCGGTCGACGACGCGGAGGCCTTCGCGATGACCCGGCGCCTCGCCCGCGAGGAGGGAATCCTCGTCGGCGGATCCAGCGGCATGGCGGTCGTCGGTGCGCTGCGCGTCGCCCGCGAGCTGCCGGCCGAGGCGGTCATGGTGGTGCTGCTGCCCGACGGCGGGCGCGGATACCTGAGCAAGATCTTCAACGACGGATGGATGCGCTCCTACGGGTTCAGCGACGTCGAGGAGGGCGAGACGGTCGCCGATGTGCTCGCGGCCCGCGCGACGCGACAGGGGGAGAGCATCCCCGACCTCGTGCACGCGCACCCCACCGACACCGTGCTCGAGGCCATCGGCCTGCTCACCGAATACGAGGTGTCGCAGCTCGTCGTGCTCAGCGCCGAGCCTCCCGTGATGATGGGCGAAGTCGTCGGGACCGTCGACGAGAAGGGCCTGCTCGACCTGCTCTTCCGCGGTGAGGCGAAGGCGACGGATGCCGTGGGCGAGCACGTCGGGGAGAGGCTGCCGCTCATCGGCATCCACGCTCCCATAGCGCAGGCGCGCGCCGCGCTCGCCGACGCCGACGCGCTGCTCGTCACCGAGGGCGGACGCCCGCACACCGTGCTCACGCGGCAAGATCTGCTGTCGTACCTGTCGCGCTGA
- a CDS encoding cystathionine gamma-synthase, which yields MSEHSFATRAIHAGQEPDPTTGSIIPPIYQASTHVQDGIGGFREGYEYNRAGNPTRSSLETQLAALEGGAHALSFASGLAAEDALLRGILSPGDHVLLGNDAYGGTYRLLTKVLSKWGVETTTVELSDLDAVRAGLRPETRIIWVETPSNPLLKIVDIAVIAEIAHAAGAIAVVDNTFASPALQQPLALGADLVVHSTTKYLGGHSDVLGGAVVFGDDRFVDDVKFQQFAVGAVSAPFDAWLTTRGIKTLAVRMRQHSENAQAVAEWAAGRAEFSEVYYPGLAAHAGHDIAARQMSGFGGMLSLGLAAGPAAAKAFAESTELFQLAESLGGVESLIGYPPDMTHASVRGTELAVPENVVRLSVGIEDVSDLLADLDEALSRTAR from the coding sequence ATGTCCGAGCACTCCTTCGCCACCCGAGCCATCCACGCGGGCCAGGAGCCCGATCCGACCACCGGATCGATCATCCCGCCGATCTACCAGGCGTCCACGCATGTGCAGGACGGCATCGGCGGCTTCCGCGAAGGGTACGAGTACAACCGCGCGGGCAACCCCACGCGCTCGTCGCTCGAGACGCAGCTCGCGGCGCTCGAGGGCGGCGCGCACGCCCTCTCCTTCGCGTCGGGCCTCGCGGCCGAGGACGCGCTGCTGCGCGGCATCCTCTCTCCCGGCGATCATGTGCTGCTCGGCAACGACGCGTACGGCGGCACGTATCGCCTGCTGACCAAGGTGCTGTCGAAGTGGGGCGTCGAGACGACGACCGTCGAGCTCTCCGACCTCGATGCGGTGCGCGCCGGCCTCCGCCCCGAGACGAGGATCATCTGGGTCGAGACACCCAGCAACCCGCTCCTGAAGATCGTCGACATCGCGGTGATCGCCGAGATCGCGCACGCCGCCGGGGCGATCGCGGTCGTGGACAACACCTTCGCCTCGCCGGCGCTGCAGCAGCCGCTCGCCCTGGGCGCCGACCTCGTCGTGCACTCCACCACCAAGTACCTCGGCGGGCACTCGGATGTGCTCGGCGGCGCCGTCGTGTTCGGCGACGACCGGTTCGTCGACGACGTCAAGTTCCAGCAGTTCGCGGTCGGCGCCGTGTCGGCGCCGTTCGACGCGTGGCTCACGACCCGCGGCATCAAGACCCTCGCGGTGCGCATGCGTCAGCACTCCGAGAACGCGCAGGCCGTGGCCGAGTGGGCGGCGGGGCGTGCGGAGTTCTCCGAGGTCTACTACCCGGGGCTCGCCGCGCACGCCGGACACGACATCGCCGCTCGGCAGATGAGCGGATTCGGCGGGATGCTGTCGCTCGGCCTCGCCGCCGGGCCGGCCGCCGCGAAGGCCTTCGCGGAGTCGACCGAGCTGTTCCAGCTCGCGGAGTCGCTGGGCGGGGTCGAGTCGCTGATCGGCTACCCGCCGGACATGACGCACGCCTCGGTGCGCGGCACGGAACTCGCCGTGCCCGAGAACGTCGTGCGACTCTCGGTCGGCATCGAGGACGTCTCGGACCTCCTCGCCGACCTCGACGAAGCGCTCTCCCGCACCGCGCGCTGA
- a CDS encoding multidrug effflux MFS transporter, translating to MLHPGDSISNGRRALYIVLLGALTALGPFTIDLYLPAFPVLEEDFQTTAAAVQLTLTGTMIGFALGQLVVGPLSDKVGRRIPLIAVTALHVLASFAAAFAPTLPLLGGARVLMGVGAAAGGVVAMAIVRDLFGGRRLVVMLSRLALVSGVAPVAAPLIGSWLLTLMPWQGIFIVLALYGVVMLVSALIFVPETLPVARRQEKGGATVLQRYRSVFSDRVFIGVLIIGGMTFSGLFSYLSASPFLFQQTHGLDAQQYGLLFAVNSLGVVLGVQTASRLAARFGPQWVMAYSTAVLLLAGAAIIVTDQLGLGLWGTVVPLFFFMTACGFTFPNVQVLALDRHGKAAGTAASVIGATNFGVAGLISPIVGWISKGAGITATTMASVMVGCAAIAVLSLWLIVRPRSVGMLAP from the coding sequence ATGCTGCACCCCGGCGACTCGATCTCGAACGGCCGCCGGGCGCTGTACATCGTGCTGCTCGGTGCGCTGACCGCGCTCGGCCCGTTCACCATCGACCTCTACCTGCCCGCCTTCCCGGTGCTGGAAGAGGACTTCCAGACCACCGCGGCGGCGGTGCAGCTCACCCTGACCGGCACGATGATCGGGTTCGCGCTCGGCCAGCTCGTCGTCGGACCGCTCAGCGACAAGGTCGGCCGCCGCATCCCGCTCATCGCCGTGACCGCGCTGCACGTGCTCGCGAGCTTCGCCGCCGCGTTCGCGCCGACGCTGCCGCTGCTGGGCGGCGCGCGCGTGCTGATGGGCGTGGGCGCTGCCGCGGGCGGCGTCGTCGCGATGGCGATCGTGCGCGACCTGTTCGGCGGACGCCGGCTCGTCGTGATGCTCTCCCGCCTCGCACTGGTCTCGGGCGTGGCACCCGTCGCGGCACCTCTCATCGGCTCCTGGCTGCTGACCCTCATGCCGTGGCAGGGTATCTTCATCGTGCTGGCGCTGTACGGCGTCGTCATGCTCGTCTCGGCACTCATCTTCGTGCCCGAGACACTGCCCGTCGCCCGGCGCCAGGAGAAGGGCGGAGCGACCGTCCTGCAGCGCTACCGTTCCGTGTTCTCCGACCGCGTGTTCATCGGAGTGCTGATCATCGGCGGCATGACCTTCTCCGGGCTCTTCTCCTACCTGTCGGCCTCGCCGTTCCTCTTCCAGCAGACGCACGGCCTCGACGCGCAGCAGTACGGTCTGCTCTTCGCCGTGAACTCGCTCGGAGTCGTGCTCGGGGTGCAGACGGCATCCCGACTCGCCGCGCGCTTCGGGCCGCAGTGGGTGATGGCGTACTCGACCGCGGTGCTGCTGCTCGCGGGCGCGGCGATCATCGTGACCGACCAGCTCGGCCTCGGGCTCTGGGGCACCGTCGTGCCGCTCTTCTTCTTCATGACGGCGTGCGGTTTCACGTTCCCGAACGTCCAGGTGCTCGCGCTCGACCGGCACGGCAAGGCCGCCGGCACCGCGGCATCCGTCATCGGCGCCACGAACTTCGGCGTCGCAGGACTGATCTCGCCCATCGTCGGGTGGATCTCGAAGGGCGCGGGGATCACCGCGACGACCATGGCATCCGTCATGGTCGGTTGCGCTGCGATCGCCGTCCTGTCGCTCTGGCTCATCGTGCGGCCCCGGAGCGTCGGGATGCTCGCTCCCTGA
- a CDS encoding phosphatase PAP2 family protein: MRSRTLLWWGIGLLAAAAALGAVIVFGYTEPPGFDSWWNSEIVENRADWMLTGALVLDHIGGGWVAILAVPLLVIVALLLARRWRGAVFAAVAFLASAALVQLLKNLFGRARPEDMIVVSDFGSFPSGHTANAATIAIVLYLLFPRLWVAIVGALWIVAMALSRTLLSVHWATDTVGGALVGSSAVLLVAAIMLPWARTTSKRIPSRIG, translated from the coding sequence ATGAGATCACGAACGCTGCTGTGGTGGGGAATCGGGTTGCTGGCGGCGGCGGCGGCCCTGGGAGCGGTGATCGTGTTCGGCTACACCGAGCCCCCGGGCTTCGACAGCTGGTGGAACAGCGAGATCGTCGAGAACCGCGCCGACTGGATGCTGACGGGTGCCCTCGTGCTCGACCACATCGGCGGGGGATGGGTGGCGATCCTCGCGGTGCCGCTGCTCGTGATCGTCGCCCTCCTGCTCGCCCGACGCTGGCGCGGCGCCGTGTTCGCGGCCGTGGCGTTCCTTGCGAGTGCCGCCCTCGTGCAGCTGCTGAAGAACCTGTTCGGCCGTGCCCGCCCGGAGGACATGATCGTGGTGAGCGACTTCGGGTCGTTCCCCTCGGGTCACACCGCCAACGCCGCGACGATCGCCATCGTGCTCTACCTGCTCTTCCCGCGGCTGTGGGTCGCGATCGTCGGCGCCCTCTGGATCGTCGCCATGGCCCTGTCGCGCACGCTGCTCTCGGTGCACTGGGCGACCGATACGGTCGGCGGAGCGCTCGTCGGCTCCAGCGCCGTGCTGCTCGTCGCCGCCATCATGCTGCCGTGGGCGCGCACGACGTCGAAGCGCATCCCCAGCCGGATAGGCTGA
- a CDS encoding GNAT family N-acetyltransferase → MSRIRPYRPSDRAALYEVCVKTADAGKDATGIFSDDELWGDLFAAPYAERHPDLAWVVESDDERVIGYIVATDDTEAFQTWFRDEWWPALTTKYPRAADPSTREEKMVEYGYRQAPGTNALAGDYPAHLHIDLLPETQGQGLGRRLIETLFAELTRRGVPALHLGMDPKNLGAAAFYERLGMTPLPAEPGGQSYGVTFPR, encoded by the coding sequence GTGTCCCGCATCCGCCCGTATCGCCCCTCCGATCGCGCCGCCCTGTACGAGGTGTGCGTGAAGACCGCGGATGCCGGGAAGGATGCGACCGGCATCTTCTCGGACGACGAGCTGTGGGGCGACCTCTTCGCCGCACCGTATGCCGAGCGGCACCCCGATCTCGCATGGGTCGTCGAATCCGATGACGAGCGGGTGATCGGCTACATCGTCGCGACCGACGACACCGAGGCGTTCCAGACCTGGTTCCGCGACGAGTGGTGGCCGGCGCTGACGACCAAGTACCCGCGTGCGGCCGACCCCTCGACCCGCGAGGAGAAGATGGTCGAGTACGGGTACCGGCAGGCTCCGGGCACCAACGCGCTGGCCGGCGACTACCCCGCGCACCTGCACATCGACCTGCTGCCCGAGACGCAGGGCCAGGGCCTCGGCCGGCGACTCATCGAGACGCTGTTCGCCGAGCTCACCCGCCGTGGAGTCCCCGCCCTGCACCTCGGTATGGACCCCAAGAACCTCGGTGCCGCCGCTTTCTACGAGCGCCTCGGCATGACGCCGCTGCCCGCCGAACCGGGCGGTCAGAGCTACGGCGTGACGTTCCCGCGATAA
- a CDS encoding ATP-binding cassette domain-containing protein: protein MHKHAIEVRGVTKRFGGRLAVDDLSFAVPHGSIVGLLGPNGAGKSTTLRTIVGLLAPTSGDALIDGRPFAALENPAVHVGVHMDGFGFEGAITARRHLEISRLAAGAPRGRVDEVLDEVGLTDDARRRVKTFSTGMAQRLGLAAALIGSPRTLILDEPANGLDPDGIRWLRGFLRRFAERGGTVLVASHQLAELEQVVDQVIVIKRRVLFAGRLQDLVTSDAESLESKYFDLVEGTQT from the coding sequence ATGCACAAGCATGCGATCGAGGTCAGGGGAGTCACGAAGCGCTTCGGCGGGAGGCTCGCGGTCGACGACCTCTCGTTCGCCGTGCCGCACGGGTCGATCGTCGGTCTGCTGGGGCCCAACGGCGCGGGCAAGTCCACGACGTTGCGCACGATCGTCGGCCTGCTCGCCCCGACGAGCGGCGATGCGCTCATCGACGGTCGTCCGTTCGCGGCACTCGAGAACCCGGCCGTTCATGTGGGCGTCCACATGGACGGCTTCGGCTTCGAAGGGGCGATCACCGCTCGTCGTCACCTCGAGATCTCCCGCCTCGCGGCCGGAGCGCCCCGAGGTCGCGTCGACGAGGTCCTCGACGAGGTCGGGCTCACGGACGACGCCCGCCGCCGGGTGAAGACCTTCTCTACCGGCATGGCACAGCGGCTCGGACTGGCTGCGGCCCTGATCGGCTCGCCCCGAACGCTGATCCTGGACGAGCCGGCGAACGGACTCGATCCCGACGGCATCCGCTGGCTGCGCGGGTTCCTCCGTCGTTTCGCCGAGCGTGGCGGGACCGTGCTGGTCGCCAGTCACCAGCTCGCCGAGCTCGAGCAGGTCGTCGATCAGGTGATCGTCATCAAGCGACGGGTCCTCTTCGCGGGTCGTCTGCAGGATCTCGTCACGAGCGACGCGGAGTCGCTGGAGAGCAAGTACTTCGACCTCGTGGAAGGAACACAGACATGA
- a CDS encoding ABC transporter permease, protein MNGVVRSEMLRSVSGFSMLAVALIALLLPVFVLVSHGERLDLTGLDGPTATARLLEPLAWSAVSAAFVSAYGVTRETYYASMDRTLAGVAFPRAFAGKLISGALVSLALSVLLDLVWTVAVSAALTQSGLSLALTPDTARLYAGALLGAVLGALCGGAVGWIARNYYVAAAVILVLPMALDFALLRAMPEIARFSPALVLVALGVPGHEYRLLAFGPALSAALVWTAGLIAVAWIRGRRSLV, encoded by the coding sequence ATGAACGGCGTCGTCCGTAGCGAGATGCTGCGCTCCGTGAGCGGGTTCTCCATGCTCGCGGTCGCCCTGATCGCCCTGCTCCTGCCCGTGTTCGTGCTCGTCTCGCACGGCGAGAGGCTCGATCTCACGGGACTCGACGGCCCTACGGCCACGGCACGGCTGCTCGAGCCGCTCGCCTGGTCGGCGGTCTCGGCGGCGTTCGTCAGCGCCTACGGTGTGACTCGGGAGACGTACTACGCGTCGATGGACAGGACCCTCGCCGGCGTAGCCTTCCCGCGGGCGTTCGCGGGAAAGCTGATCAGCGGAGCGCTCGTCTCGCTCGCCCTCTCCGTGCTGCTCGACCTGGTCTGGACGGTCGCCGTCTCCGCCGCGCTCACGCAGAGCGGGCTGTCGCTCGCCCTCACCCCCGATACGGCGCGGCTGTACGCCGGCGCGCTGCTCGGGGCGGTTCTCGGCGCGCTCTGCGGCGGAGCGGTCGGCTGGATCGCAAGGAACTACTACGTGGCGGCCGCCGTCATCCTGGTGCTGCCGATGGCCCTCGACTTCGCGCTGCTGCGCGCGATGCCCGAGATCGCCAGGTTCTCGCCGGCCCTCGTCCTCGTCGCACTCGGTGTTCCCGGCCACGAGTACCGTCTGCTCGCCTTCGGTCCGGCTCTGAGCGCCGCCCTCGTCTGGACGGCCGGGCTGATCGCGGTCGCGTGGATCCGAGGTCGACGGAGCCTCGTGTGA
- a CDS encoding rhodanese-related sulfurtransferase has protein sequence MATPKIVLFYVFTPLADPEAIRVWQRDLGEALGLRGRLIISKDGINGTLGGDLPVLKRWARSFRSYAPFRDVDLKWSEGTGVDAEGRSLDFPKLSVKVRDEIVSFGAPGELRVDEHGVVGGGARLSPEDLHELVEERGDDVVFFDGRNALEAQIGRFRGAVVPDTDTTRDFVQLLDSGAYDDLKGKPIVTYCTGGIRCEVLSSLMTSRGFGEVYQLEGGIVRYGEKYGDDGLWDGSLYVFDKRGSVDFSDHAAVIGVCEGCGAATKRTANCPDPSCRTQFVVCEACDAVRCPAHAA, from the coding sequence GTGGCAACCCCCAAGATCGTGCTCTTCTACGTGTTCACCCCGCTCGCGGACCCCGAGGCGATCCGTGTGTGGCAGCGCGATCTCGGAGAGGCGCTGGGCCTGCGCGGACGGCTGATCATCTCGAAGGACGGCATCAACGGCACCCTCGGCGGCGACCTGCCCGTGCTGAAGCGGTGGGCGAGGTCTTTCCGTTCCTACGCGCCGTTCCGTGACGTCGACCTCAAGTGGAGCGAGGGCACCGGCGTCGACGCCGAAGGCCGCAGCCTCGATTTCCCGAAGCTCAGCGTGAAGGTGCGCGACGAGATCGTCTCGTTCGGTGCGCCGGGAGAGCTCCGCGTCGACGAGCACGGCGTCGTCGGAGGCGGCGCGCGCTTGAGCCCGGAGGACCTGCACGAGCTGGTGGAGGAACGCGGCGACGACGTCGTGTTCTTCGACGGCCGCAACGCGCTCGAGGCGCAGATCGGCCGGTTCCGCGGTGCGGTGGTGCCCGACACCGACACGACTCGGGACTTCGTGCAGCTGCTCGACTCCGGCGCCTACGACGATCTCAAGGGCAAGCCGATCGTCACGTACTGCACCGGCGGGATCCGCTGCGAGGTGCTCTCCAGCCTGATGACGTCGCGCGGCTTCGGCGAGGTGTACCAGCTCGAGGGCGGCATCGTCCGCTACGGCGAGAAGTACGGCGACGACGGCCTCTGGGACGGCTCGCTCTACGTGTTCGACAAGCGCGGATCGGTCGACTTCTCCGATCACGCGGCCGTGATCGGCGTCTGCGAAGGATGCGGTGCCGCGACCAAGCGCACCGCCAACTGCCCCGATCCCTCCTGCCGCACCCAGTTCGTGGTGTGCGAGGCGTGCGACGCCGTCCGCTGCCCGGCGCACGCCGCCTGA
- a CDS encoding DUF3488 and transglutaminase-like domain-containing protein, with protein sequence MPRAERRRAPAWHRDRELPRSAVASSVLAAAAGLVAMWPFTSVIRPGAWSATVLVVIVLTALTGIIARTLLKHRPAWVRDLVTLAAQLVVAIAALTRLVAGETAVFGLVPTDATILTFRTLAAAAGEEIVFGAAPLDPSPGLQAVMGLGFAVVAILLDQLVAQRGAIIAFLLTAAIGAMPMIVTVSGADVVWFVMLGILLLLLLRYTAAQHPKSPRRTSTAVAAGVGVAALAATVIVAPVLPVSTALAGTGTGVTVDASLRLGDDLRQPNPVEVLTLSTTADTAPYLRLTTLSHFDGRVWEPDRGGFEPQDEGFGPDEWSPEIAVEEQSTSIRVLRVSSSWLPVPYPATELEGVPSSWRVSQENRTVASRNADAVGNDYTVRSLEVDPTLEQIRATPAAPLVVDPDEDAVELPAVIGETADEVTADATNDYDRLIALQSWFRSQFSYSLETPVEEGFDGTGADAVAQFLDVKSGYCIHFAGAFALMAESLDMEVRIVVGYLPGALTTTQRDEDAVYSVSSDQLHSWPEVLFPGIGWVPFEPTASLGIPTAFAAGSTSGGGSTGTTPGAPSAAPEAPQTTGPEVERPDAGDNAGATGQLDRLDPTPVLLTTVGVLVVVLLPALVRLSLRTSRRTRARRGDAGAAWGELRATMLDLGIAVSDAESPRMRAADLVRDKRVETHDVRVLTDAVERASYARPSAERAGAVDDALGRVLADLRRSVSRPARVRAFLLPRSLFATRGADAPLLV encoded by the coding sequence ATGCCTCGCGCTGAGCGTCGTCGGGCTCCCGCCTGGCACCGCGACCGGGAGCTCCCCCGGAGCGCCGTCGCGTCGTCGGTGCTCGCCGCCGCCGCAGGCCTCGTGGCGATGTGGCCGTTCACGTCCGTCATCCGTCCCGGAGCCTGGTCGGCCACGGTGCTCGTCGTCATCGTGCTGACCGCCCTCACGGGGATCATCGCGCGTACGCTCCTGAAGCACCGGCCTGCGTGGGTGCGCGACCTCGTCACCCTCGCCGCGCAGCTCGTGGTGGCGATCGCCGCGCTCACCCGGCTCGTCGCGGGCGAGACCGCGGTGTTCGGGCTCGTCCCCACCGACGCGACGATCCTCACCTTCCGAACCCTCGCCGCCGCCGCGGGCGAGGAGATCGTCTTCGGCGCTGCTCCGCTCGATCCCTCGCCCGGTCTGCAGGCCGTGATGGGGCTCGGGTTCGCCGTCGTCGCGATCCTGCTCGACCAGCTCGTGGCGCAGCGCGGCGCGATCATCGCGTTCCTGCTGACCGCCGCGATCGGTGCCATGCCGATGATCGTCACGGTGAGCGGCGCGGACGTCGTGTGGTTCGTCATGCTCGGCATCCTGCTGCTCCTGCTGCTGCGGTACACCGCCGCACAGCATCCGAAATCGCCGCGCCGCACGTCGACCGCCGTCGCGGCGGGCGTGGGCGTCGCGGCGCTCGCTGCCACCGTGATCGTGGCCCCCGTGCTGCCCGTGTCGACGGCACTGGCCGGCACCGGGACGGGCGTCACGGTCGATGCCTCCCTGCGCCTGGGCGACGACCTGCGCCAGCCGAATCCGGTCGAGGTGCTCACGCTCTCGACCACGGCCGATACTGCCCCGTATCTGCGTCTGACGACCCTGTCGCACTTCGACGGCCGCGTGTGGGAACCGGATCGGGGCGGCTTCGAGCCCCAGGATGAGGGGTTCGGACCCGACGAGTGGAGCCCCGAGATCGCGGTCGAGGAGCAGAGCACGTCGATCAGGGTCCTCCGCGTGTCGAGTTCGTGGCTGCCGGTGCCGTACCCGGCGACCGAGCTGGAGGGCGTGCCGTCGTCCTGGCGGGTGAGTCAGGAGAACCGCACCGTGGCCTCCCGGAACGCCGACGCGGTCGGCAACGACTACACGGTCCGGTCACTCGAGGTCGACCCCACCCTCGAGCAGATCAGGGCGACACCGGCCGCTCCCCTCGTCGTCGACCCCGATGAGGATGCCGTCGAGCTGCCCGCCGTGATCGGCGAGACCGCCGACGAGGTGACCGCGGACGCGACCAACGACTACGACCGCCTCATCGCCCTGCAGTCCTGGTTCCGCAGCCAGTTCTCGTACTCGCTGGAGACGCCGGTGGAGGAGGGCTTCGACGGCACGGGCGCCGACGCGGTCGCGCAGTTCCTCGATGTGAAGTCCGGCTACTGCATCCACTTCGCCGGAGCGTTCGCGCTCATGGCGGAGAGCCTCGACATGGAGGTGCGGATCGTCGTCGGCTACCTGCCCGGCGCGCTGACCACGACCCAGCGCGACGAGGATGCCGTCTACTCCGTGTCGAGCGATCAGTTGCACTCCTGGCCGGAGGTGCTGTTCCCGGGCATCGGGTGGGTGCCGTTCGAGCCGACGGCCTCGCTCGGCATCCCCACGGCGTTCGCCGCCGGGTCCACGTCGGGCGGGGGCAGCACCGGAACGACGCCGGGCGCCCCGTCGGCCGCGCCCGAGGCGCCGCAGACCACGGGTCCCGAGGTCGAGCGTCCGGACGCGGGGGACAACGCGGGCGCCACGGGTCAGCTCGATCGACTCGACCCGACGCCCGTGCTCCTGACGACGGTCGGCGTTCTGGTGGTGGTGCTGCTCCCGGCGCTCGTGCGCCTCTCCCTCCGCACATCACGGCGCACGCGCGCGCGTCGCGGCGACGCCGGCGCGGCGTGGGGCGAGCTGAGGGCGACGATGCTCGACCTCGGCATCGCGGTCTCGGATGCCGAGTCGCCGCGCATGCGGGCCGCCGACCTCGTGCGGGACAAGCGGGTCGAGACTCACGATGTGCGAGTGCTCACGGACGCCGTCGAGCGGGCGAGCTACGCGCGCCCCTCGGCGGAGAGGGCGGGTGCCGTCGACGACGCGCTCGGCCGGGTGCTCGCCGATCTGCGACGCAGCGTGTCCCGCCCGGCCCGCGTGCGGGCGTTCCTGCTCCCCCGGTCGCTCTTCGCGACGCGCGGAGCCGACGCGCCGCTGCTCGTCTGA